The Bos indicus x Bos taurus breed Angus x Brahman F1 hybrid chromosome 10, Bos_hybrid_MaternalHap_v2.0, whole genome shotgun sequence genome has a segment encoding these proteins:
- the SPTBN5 gene encoding LOW QUALITY PROTEIN: spectrin beta chain, non-erythrocytic 5 (The sequence of the model RefSeq protein was modified relative to this genomic sequence to represent the inferred CDS: inserted 1 base in 1 codon), translating into MDSAYEMGHIRKLQARHMQMQEKTFTKWINNIFQHGRVGIEIQNLCTELADGTHLLRLLELISGEALPPPXRGRMRVHFLENNSRALAFLRAKVPIPLIGPENIVDGDQTLILGLIWVIILRFQISDICLDKEEFGVSAALLSAREALLVWCQRKTAGYANINITDFSRSWSDGLGFSALIHAHRPDLLDYSSLRPDRPLHNLRCAFHVAEQELGIAQLLDPEDVAALQPDERSIMTYVSLYYHHFSRLHQEQTVQRRLTKILLQLQESEALQTQYEELVADLLCWIAEKQVQLEARDFPDNLPAMRQLLVAFASFRSQEKPPRLQQRGATEALLFRLQTVLQAQNRRPFLPPEGLGPAELSRCWTSLERAEASRSRALQQRLLQLERLETLARRFQRKAALRESFLTDTEQVLDRAAAPLASPAMLEAAAQRLGMLEASILPQEGRFQALAEIADILQQERYHGGTEVASRQLEITQRWERLLQRLQGQRKQIAGMQAVLSLLQEVETASDQLNELQVLVSSMACGQKLTEVERLLQRHELLEAQISALGAHVSHLAHQTMKLDSSMGTAVEVLQAKARALAQLYQSLMSLARSRRASLEQTLQQAELLHSCEEEEAWLREHGQLVEDASPGPDLSQIAAALQKHKALEAKLHRHQAVCADLVQRGCKLGACGPPTGPDPWERAEVVQGMWQRLWARMDEQGMRLQAALLVQQYFVDVAEADSWLQEQRSTLESASFGQDQVATEALLRQHLHLERSVRAFGTELRRLDEQAQVATAQAALLREPPEGWSRTDGDVTRRPQDGTQILALRGSPQIKTSFTYRGTQFTQLPGEAQQPPHQMDPNTPGGCQATVALRHIMGQEAQVVSALSSPKIGPRNPGAWREVFCHSGLWRTQKMTLPDEPDPGFDPNTILQTQDRLNQDYEGLRAQAERRRAQLEEAVALFDFYGSCGELQSWLTKQTTLLQMLQPEANNLEVMQLKYENFLTALAVGRGLWTEVNSSAEQLKQRCPGGSPQIQLQQEELSQRWEQLEALKKEKETQLVCTTHVCSFLQECGSTRVQLQNLVLQLESLELGNSEDGHHVLRVGQQKMLVLEKYIRHLQRAASKVEEMAPAESPSLQGHVETLQGLLERVREQVAQRAKARAHRSFLQESERLLLCADSIQAKLHSEEEAVDVASAQRLLGKHRDLLEEIHLQQERLQQLETQGQPMAASGSPDFREAASTLRLLGHQGQELKAAWEQRQQQLQEGLELQKFGRDVDGFTASCANHEAFLQLDVLQEGVVEAQSLMQKHQECGRLLDALGSRAEDLRARGKKLAQSRHPAAHKVREQLQSIQEQWTRVQERSEQRRRQLLASLQLQEWKQDVVEVMLWMEEKGKVLVDEPSREPSNIMRKLRRHEAATRELAATQGHVEGLQQVGTELLSSRPHAQEDVQTRLQGLSSKWEDLRCKMAEHGKQLQQARQQDQLLRLLQEAREKMEQLEGTVQRADVGQDLGSSQGLQKQHCQLEAESQALASKMAALVPEARQAISSQAIMEETQKYLQRFEALQGHLASRRRQLQASVELYHFHHLSNAELVWVAEHMPTPSASSAKCPDGAHRLLHKHKELRVQVRAHQGQVRRVLGSGRHLAASGHPQAQHIMERCQELEGRWADLEQACEAQARHLQQAAALQECFLDASELEDWVEEKWPLVSSQDYGGDETATIRLIKKHQALQQDLARCWSSVEELDRRAQTLTGPEGPAQLGVVQKRLRERLQALQELAATRDRELEGTLKLHEFMREAEDLQGWLASQKQVAGRGESLGEDYEDVLHLCTKFFRFQRTVEMGGQRVASCQQLAEKLLERGHRAAPRAHQMQQHLQAAWSELWELTQARGRLLRDAEATLKVHRDMLEALTQVQEKTTSLPCDVAQDLRGLEPQLRRHEGLERELMGIDQQLQELLEMGGTVQKLGPGPQAHAVQQRQQALVQAWETLKLRAEQRRAQLERAWLLARFHMAVRDYTSWVASVWQELQVEAGSQEPGSGPLKLSAHQQLRAMLEAREELYQQAAQLGQQALLAAGTCITEVRDGLQALRDKRERVFQAWEQKQERLQAMGQEQLFFRKCGRLDKILKAREVLLKTSALGSSVEEVEQLIRKHETFQKVLAAQEEKEAALCEQVKMLGGPRAQDLLCTVLERRARVKELVESRQHALHTSLLVVAFIRATTQAKDWIQEQLQQLKEPVPSGDLKAKLRHLQKHQAFEAEVQAHEEIITSVVKEGEALLAHSHPLVGEVSQRLRELQEHWEKLRQAVALRGEDLEDKRNILEFLQRLDTAEAWIQEMEVMVNVSDLGQDREHCQQLHRQLRKLRGVWAGDTVDDARIRSISDFSPQLKTQDTEQLKTIRQRQQQLNNRWNSFHGNLLRYQQQLEVALEIHTLSQKLDDITQQVRKKAALVQALDCGKDLDNVQRLKQKHKELEQEMGLLQAQVEPLDREAGRVCQRSPEVAHGLSHQQQEMMDSWRQLQSRIQKWKESLDALQQAQELQAVLRELLVWAQRLRAQLDSRRSPGSLVEAQHMLEEHQELKAELDSRMDSISLAQRTGQQLLAAGHPSTPNIRQALADFNQELNSLEGAWHEHQLHLHQALELQRILSSVEQMESWLSSLEACPASEGLGDCLANVETLLWKHRVREQDLEGQAEKMSALEAASRSLLQGGHPEAQGTLSRCQAMLLRKEALLERARTRCCQLEELRQLQSFLQDSCEMAAWLREKNLVALEEGWWDPVDLQAQLQQQQHLQAELDTRAHHQQRLQMEGQRLLQDGHLASETIQERLQELRKLWEELQAQSQRRAAKLQEAREALRLRRSMEELESWLEPVELKLRVPIGGQDQPGLDELLGDQGELEAAVDRQVGRAQALLGQAQAQACVQEGHCLARDVEEQAQRLLQRFESLRAPLQERRTALEARSLLLQFFRDADEEMAWVQEKLLLVAARDCGQSPSALRRLQEKHQSLESEMSSHEALTRAVVGTGRKLVQAGHFAARDVAARVQQLEDAMGRLRAEAAQRRRRLQQAQEAQYFLTELLEAESWLEERGCGLDIEDMGQSAEATQAFLRQLEATRRDLEGFTTRIERLQQTAALLESGQNPESPKVLAQMHAVRDAHSGLLQRVESRGQGLKEQLQLHQLEREALLLDAWLASKVATAESQDYGQDLEAVKLLEEKFDAFRKDVQSLGQARVQALRERAGSLERAAPRCSPQIQAQRSRIEASWERLDQAVKARTQNLAAAREVRGLEQAAAELQARMQKKATLVARDAFNLSLSSVQTLQQQHRCLERELAAMEKEVAQVQTEACRLGQLYPAAQEGLAKQLAGVQEAWATLNAKVHEQDRQLEKAAEGHAFLGRCRELLAWATEKQALVSSEELAGDIARAEGLLALHEELGKEIKEYCLQAQNVQQEGQRLVDSGHCMSLEVTGCLQDLDRQLRALREAWALRRERCEESWRLQKLRQELDQAEAWLACREGLLLDPNCGHSLSDVELLLCRHKDLEKLLASQEEKFARLQQEAEVEQKQQVKGLKPLRSWWPRAQLTETGDQQPSVPIESCIRFTAVSPECTAGTLGDAKGVPTTEGILELKQQLLPGRRQNTASTASLDLVGVQREKPGDHHDGKHTFSLRLTAGETLSAAPSAGQTGSWRGTLSSWTAPSLSPELKARPSGFLAERNAERVPGMPAPLRLHSGTPPAWLQETQVCTYSFPQPVRLPQTAGLAEQTAEGSHRLSCSGQIHGLGLEAKAELAPSLRATSEDTLLSGRSGPTSGTAGSSSRDGPHRGQSLLKSHP; encoded by the exons GAGGAGTTTGGGGTCAGCGCAGCCCTGCTGTCTGCCAGGGAAGCTCTGCTGGTCTGGTGCCAGCGGAAGACTGCCGGCTATGCCAACATCAACATCACGGACTTCTCCCGCAGCTGGAGTGACGGGCTCGGCTTCAGTGCCCTCATCCATGCCCACAG GCCAGACCTGCTTGACTACAGCTCCCTGCGTCCCGACCGCCCGCTGCACAACCTCCGCTGTGCTTTCCACGTAGCTGAGCAGGAGCTGGGCATTGCTCAGCTGCTGGATCCAGAGGATGTGGCAGCCCTACAGCCTGACGAGCGCTCCATAATGACCTACGTCTCCCTCTACTACCACCACTTCTCCCGCCTGCACCAGGAGCAGACCGTCCAGAGGAGACTCACAAAG ATCCTGCTTCAGCTGCAGGAGTCAGAGGCGCTGCAGACCCAGTACGAGGAGCTGGTGGCCGACCTGCTGTGCTGGATTGCAGAGAAGCAGGTGCAGCTGGAGGcgcgggatttcccagacaaccTGCCTGCCATGCGCCAGCTACTGGTGGCCTTTGCCTCCTTCCGCAGCCAGGAGAAGCCACCGAGACTGCAGCAGCGTGGGGCCACGGAGGCCCTGCTCTTTCGGCTGCAGACAGTCCTCCAAGCCCAGAACCGCAGGCCCTTCCTGCCACCTGAGGGCCTGGGCCCTGCAGAGCTGTCCCGGTGCTGGACAAGCCTGGAGCGGGCGGAGGCCTCACGGAGCCGGGCCCTGCAGCAGAGGCTCCTACAGCTAGAGCGGTTGGAAACCCTGGCCCGGCGTTTCCAGCGTAAGGCAGCCCTCCGGGAGAGCTTCCTGACAGACACGGAGCAGGTGCTAGACCGGGCCGCAGCCCCGCTGGCCAGCCCGGCCATGCTGGAAGCGGCCGCCCAGAGGCTGGGCATGCTGGAAGCCAGTATCCTGCCCCAGGAGGGGCGCTTCCAGGCCCTGGCCGAGATTGCGGACATCCTCCAGCAGGAGCGCTACCACGGTGGGACAGAGGTGGCCAGCAG GCAGCTGGAGATCACCCAGCGCTGGGAGCGGCTCCTCCAGCGGCTCCAAGGGCAGAGGAAGCAGATAGCGGGCATGCAGGCTGTGCTGAGCCTGCTGCAGGAGGTGGAGACTGCCTCCGACCAGCTCAATGAGCTGCAG GTGCTAGTCAGCTCCATGGCCTGTGGGCAGAAGCTGACAGAGGTAGAGAGGCTGCTGCAGAGGCATGAGCTGCTGGAGGCCCAGATCTCAGCCCTTGGAGCCCACGTGAGCCATCTGGCCCACCAGACGATGAAGCTGGACTCTTCCATGGGCACTGCTGTGGAGGTGCTGCAGGCCAAGGCCAGGGCGCTGGCCCAGCTCTACCAGAGCCTCATGTCTCTTGCTAGGTCCAG GAGGGCCTCACTGGAGCAGACGCTGCAGCAGGCAGAGCTCCTGCACAGCTGTGAGGAGGAGGAAGCCTGGTTGAGGGAGCATGGACAGCTGGTGGAGGATGCGTCCCCGGGCCCGGATCTCAGCCAGATCGCAGCGGCCCTGCAGAAACACAAG GCCCTGGAAGCCAAGCTCCATCGCCACCAGGCCGTGTGTGCTGATCTCGTGCAGAGGGGATGCAAACTGGGAGCCTGCGGGCCCCCAACGGGGCCGGATCCCTGGGAGCGGGCTGAGGTGGTGCAGGGCATGTGGCAGCGGCTCTGGGCCCGGATGGATGAGCAGGGCATGAGGCTGCAGGCGGCCCTGCTCGTCCAGCAG TACTTCGTGGACGTGGCGGAGGCAGACTCGTGGCTTCAGGAGCAGCGGTCTACACTGGAGAGTGCATCCTTTGGACAGGACCAGGTGGCCACCGAGGCCCTACTGCGGCAACACCTGCATCTGGAACGCTCTGTGCGCGCCTTCGGGACCGAGCTGCGTCGATTAGATGAGCAGGCACAGGTGGCCACAGCCCAGGCAGCACTCCTG AGGGAGCCCCCAGAAGGCTGGAGCAGAACTGATGGAGATGTCACCAGGAGACCTCAGGATGGGACCCAAATTTTAGCACTGCGGGGCAGCCCTCAGATCAAGACAAGCTTCACCTACAGAG GCACGCAATTCACCCAGCTCCCAGGAGAGGCCCAGCAGCCCCCACACCAGATGGACCCCAACACCCCAGGAGGCTGCCAGGCCACAGTGGCCCTCAGGCACATCATGGGACAGGAAGCTCAG GTGGTGTCTGCCCTGAGCTCTCCGAAGATAGGCCCAAGAAACCCAGGGGCCTGGCGTGAGGTTTTCTGCCACTCTGGTCTGTGGCGCACCCAGAAGATGACCCTCCCAGATGAGCCTGACCCTGGCTTTGACCCCAACACCATCCTCCAGACACAGGACCGCTTGAACCAGGACTATGAGGGCCTGAGGGCCCAGGCAGAG CGCCGCAGGGCCCAGCTGGAGGAGGCCGTGGCCCTGTTTGACTTCTATGGCTCATGTGGGGAGCTGCAGTCCTGGCTGACCAAACAGACAACGCTGTTGCAAATGCTGCAGCCCGAGGCCAACAACTTGGAAGTTATGCAGCTCAAGTATGAG AACTTCCTCACTGCCCTGGCTGTGGGAAGAGGCCTCTGGACTGAGGTTAACAGCTCCGCTGAGCAGCTGAAGCAGAGGTGTCCTGGAGGTTCCCCCCAAATCCAGCTACAGCAGGAGGAACTGAGCCAGAG GTGGGAGCAGCTGGAGGccctgaagaaagagaaggaaacgcAGCTGGTGTGCACAACGCACGTGTGCAGTTTTCTGCAGGAGTGTGGATCCACACGGGTCCAGCTGCAAAACCTGGTACTCCAGCTAGAAAGCTTGGAGCTGGGGAACTCAGAGGATGGCCACCATGTTCTGCGAGTGGGCCAGCAGAAGATGCTGGTGCTGGAGAAATACATTCGTCACCTGCAAAGGGCGGCTAGCAA GGTTGAGGAGATGGCCCCGGCCGAGAGCCCGTCCCTGCAGGGACACGTGGAGACACTGCAGGGGCTGCTGGAGCGAGTGCGGGAGCAAGTGGCCCAGCGGGCCAAGGCCCGGGCCCACCGGAGCTTCCTGCAGGAGAGCGAGCGGCTGCTGCTGTGTGCAGACAGTATCCAGGCCAAGCTCCACAGCGAGGAGGAGGCGGTGGATGTGGCCTCAGCCCAGCGGCTGCTGGGGAAGCACCGAGACCTGCTGGAGGAGATCCACCTGCAGCAGGAGAG GCTGCAGCAGCTAGAGACTCAGGGCCAGCCCATGGCAGCCTCGGGCTCCCCAGACTTCCGAGAGGCAGCTAGTACCCTGAGGCTCCTGGGCCACCAAGGCCAGGAGTTGAAGGCCGCCTGGGAGCAAAGACAGCAGCAACTGCAGGAGGGGCTGGAATTGCAGAAGTTTGGTCGAGACGTGGATGgtttcactgcctcctgtgccaACCATGAGGCCTTCCTACAGCTGGACGTCCTCCAG GAGGGTGTGGTGGAGGCCCAGAGCCTGATGCAGAAGCACCAGGAGTGTGGGCGGCTGCTGGATGCCCTTGGCTCTAGAGCAGAGGATCTACGGGCACGTGGCAAGAAGCTGGCTCAGAGCCGACACCCCGCTGCACACAA GGTCAGAGAACAACTGCAGAGCATCCAGGAGCAGTGGACCAGGGTCCAGGAGAGGAGTGAACAGAGAAGGAGGCAGCTGCTGGCCTCCCTCCAGCTCCAG GAATGGAAGCAGGACGTGGTGGAGGTGATGCTGtggatggaggagaaggggaaggtgtTGGTGGACGAGCCATCTCGAGAGCCCAGCAACATCATGAGGAAACTCAGGCGGCACGAGGCAGCCACGCGTGAGCTGGCAGCCACCCAAGGGCACGTGGAGGGCCTGCAGCAG GTCGGGACAGAGCTGCTGAGCAGCAGGCCCCATGCCCAGGAGGACGTGCAGACCAGGCTTCAGGGCCTAAGTAGCAAATGGGAAGATTTGAGATGCAAGATGGCAGAGCATGGGAAGCAGCTCCAGCAGGCTCGGCAGCAGGACCAGCTCCTGCGGCTGCTACAG GAAGCCAGAGAGAAGATGGAGCAGCTAGAGGGGACTGTGCAGAGGGCAGACGTGGGACAGGACCTGGGCTCCAGCCAGGGGCTGCAGAAACAGCATTGCCAGCTGGAGGCCGAGAGCCAGGCACTGGCCAGCAAGATGGCTGCCCTTGTCCCCGAGGCCCGTCAGGCAATCAGTTCCCAGGCCATCATGGAGGAGACCCAAAAATACCTCCAGAG GTTCGAGGCCCTGCAGGGACATCTGGCCAGCCGGCGACGGCAGCTGCAGGCCTCGGTTGAGCTGTACCACTTCCACCACCTGAGCAACGCGGAGCTCGTGTGGGTGGCAGAGCACATGCCCACGCCCAGCGCCAGCTCTGCTAAGTGCCCAGATGGTGCCCACCGCCTTCTCCACAAGCACAAG GAACTCCGGGTGCAGGTGAGAGCCCACCAGGGACAGGTGCGACGGGTGCTGGGCTCCGGACGACACCTCGCAGCCTCCGGGCACCCCCAGGCCCAGCACATCATGGAGCGGTGCCAGGAGCTGGAAGGCCGCTGGGCGGATCTGGAGCAGGCGTGTGAGGCACAGGCCCGGCACCTGCAGCAGGCTGCTGCCCTCCAGGAG TGTTTCCTGGACGCATCAGAGCTGGAGGACTGGGTGGAGGAGAAGTGGCCGCTGGTGAGCAGCCAGGACTATGGTGGGGATGAGACAGCCACCATCAGGCTCATTAAGAAGCACCAG GCCCTGCAACAGGACCTGGCTCGTTGTTGGAGCTCCGTGGAGGAGCTTGACCGGAGAGCCCAAACCCTCACTGGCCCCGAGGGCCCTGCCCAGCTGGGCGTGGTGCAGAAGAGGCTCCGGGAGCGGCTGCAGGCCCTGCAGGAGCTGGCAGCCACACG GGACCGGGAGCTGGAGGGGACCCTGAAGCTGCACGAGTTCATGAGGGAGGCTGAGGACCTGCAGGGCTGGCTGGCCAGCCAGAAGCAAGTGGCTGGAAGAGGAGAGAGCCTTGGGGAGGACTATGAGGACGTCCTG CATCTCTGCACCAAGTTTTTCAGGTTTCAGCGCACAGTAGAGATGGGTGGCCAGCGGGTGGCAAGCTGCCAGCAGCTGGCAGAGAAGCTGCTGGAACGAGGGCACAGAGCAGCCCCCAGGGCCCATCAGATGCAGCAGCATCTGCA GGCTGCCTGGTCAGAGCTGTGGGAGCTGACCCAGGCCCGAGGCCGCCTGCTCCGAGATGCTGAGGCCACCCTTAAGGTTCACCGAGACATGTTGGAAGCCCTCACCCAGGTCCAG GAGAAaaccaccagcctcccctgtgaCGTGGCCCAGGACCTGCGTGGGCTGGAGCCCCAGCTGAGGAGACATGAGGGGCTGGAACGTGAACTCATGGGCATTGACCAGCAG ctgcaggagctgctggagATGGGAGGCACGGTGCAGAAGCTAGGGCCCGGGCCGCAGGCCCATGCAGTACAGCAGAGGCAGCAGGCCCTGGTGCAGGCCTGGGAGACCCTGAAGCTGCGAGCAGAGCAGCGCCGGGCCCAGCTCGAGCGGGCATGGCTCCTGGCCCGCTTCCACATGGCG GTGCGGGACTACACCTCCTGGGTGGCCAGCGTGTGGCAGGAGCTGCAAGTGGAGGCAGGTTCCCAGGAGCCTGGGAGCGGCCCACTGAAGCTCAGCGCCCACCAACAGCTTCGGGCCATGCTGGAGGCCCGGGAGGAGCTGTACCAGCAGGCCGCCCAGCTGGGCCAGCAGGCGCTTCTGGCTGCAGGGACATGCATCACGGAG GTCCGGGATGGGCTGCAAGCCCTGCGGGACAAGCGGGAGCGGGTATTCCAGGCCTGGGAGCAGAAGCAGGagaggctgcaggccatgggccAGGAGCAGCTCTTCTTCAGGAAGTGTGGCCGCCTGGACAAGATCCTGAAGGCCCGGGAG GTCCTCCTGAAAACCAGTGCCTTGGGGAGCTCGGTGGAAGAGGTAGAGCAGTTAATCCGCAAGCATGAGACCTTCCAGAAGGTGCTGGCtgcacaggaggagaag GAGGCAGCCCTGTGTGAGCAAGTGAAGATGCTCGGAGGCCCCAGGGCACAGGATCTGCTTTGCACAGTGCTGGAGCGCCGGGCTCGGGTGAAGGAACTGGTGGAGAGTCGGCAGCATGCCTTGCACACCTCCCTGCTGGTGGTTGCCTTCATCAGGGCCACCACCCAG gccaAGGACTGGATCCAGGAGCAACTCCAGCAACTGAAGGAGCCAGTCCCTTCTGGGGACCTGAAAGCTAAGTTGAGACACCTGCAGAAACACCAGGCCTTTGAGGCTGAGGTCCAGGCCCATGAGGAAATCATAACCTCTGTTGTCAAG gaGGGCGAGGCTCTCCTAGCACATAGCCACCCTCTGGTGGGAGAGGTCTCCCAGAGGCTGCGGGAGCTGCAGGAGCACTGGGAGAAGTTGAGGCAGGCAGTGGCTCTCCGGGGCGAGGACCTGGAGGACAAGCGGAACATCCTGGAGTTCCTGCAGAGACTGGACACTGCAGAGGCCTggatccaggagatg GAGGTGATGGTGAATGTCAGCGACCTGGGCCAGGACCGCGAGCACTGCCAGCAGCTCCACAGGCAGCTCCGCAAGCTCCGAGGAGTCTGGGCCGGG GACACGGTGGATGATGCCCGCATCAGAAGCATCAGTGACTTCTCACCACAGCTCAAGACTCAGGACACAGAGCAACTCAAGACCATcaggcagcggcagcagcagctcaaCAACAG GTGGAACAGTTTCCATGGCAACCTGCTCAGATACCAGCAGCAGCTCGAAGTGGCCCTGGAAATACACACGTTGTCCCAAAAGCTTGATGACATCACTCAGCAGGTCAGGAAGAAG gccGCCCTGGTCCAGGCCCTGGACTGTGGGAAAGATCTGGACAATGTGCAGAGGCTGAAGCAGAAACACAAGgagctggagcaggaaatgggcctcctccaggcccaggtggag CCTCTAGATCGTGAAGCAGGCCGAGTCTGCCAGAGAAGCCCTGAGGTGGCCCACGGCCTCAGCCACCAGCAGCAGGAGATGATGGACAGCTGGCGGCAGCTCCAGAGCAGGATCCAGAAGTG GAAGGAGTCGCTGGACGCCTTGCAGCAAGCTCAGGAGCTGCAGGCAGTGCTTCGGGAACTGCTGGTCTGGGCCCAGAGGCTGCGAGCTCAGTTGGACTCCCGGAGAAGCCCCGGCAGCCTTGTGGAGGCCCAGCACATGTTGGAGGAACACCAGGAACTCAAA GCTGAGCTGGATTCCCGAATGGACAGCATCAGCCTGGCCCAGCGCACAGGGCAGCAACTGCTTGCTGCGGGGCACCCATCCACCCCCAACATTCGCCAGGCCTTGGCTGATTTTAATCAGGAGCTGAACAGTCTGGAAGGGGCCTGGCATGAGCACCAGCTCCACCTGCATCAGGCCCTGGAACTACAG CGGATTCTGAGCTCTGTGGAGCAGATGGAAAGTTGGCTCTCCAGCCTGGAAGCCTGCCCAGCCAGTGAGGGTCTGGGG GACTGCTTGGCCAACGTGGAGAccctgctgtggaagcacagGGTGCGTGAGCAGGACCTGGAGGGTCAGGCGGAGAAGATGAGCGCGCTGGAAGCCGCCAGCCGCAGCCTGCTCCAGGGCGGACACCCCGAGGCCCAGGGCACGCTGAGTCGGTGCCAGGCCATGCTTCTGAG GAAAGAGGCACTCCTGGAGCGAGCCAGGACCCGTTGCTGCCAGCTGGAGGAGCTCAGGCAACTGCAGTCTTTCCTGCAGGACTCCTGTGAG ATGGCCGCCTGGCTGAGGGAGAAGAACCTGGTGGCCCTGGAAGAGGGCTGGTGGGACCCAGTGGACCTGCAGGCCCAGTTGCAGCAACAACAGCATCTCCAGGCGGAGCTGGACACCCGTGCACACCACCAACAGAGGCTGCAGATG GAGGGGCAGAGGCTGCTACAGGATGGCCACTTGGCCTCAGAGACCATCCAGGAGCGGCTGCAGGagctgagaaagctctgggaggaGCTGCAGGCCCAGAGCCAGAGGAGGGCAGCCAAGCTACAGGAGGCCCGTGAG GCCCTGCGTCTGCGACGGAGCATGGAGGAACTGGAGAGCTGGCTGGAGCCTGTGGAGCTCAAGCTGAGAGTCCCCATCGGGGGCCAGGACCAGCCTGGGCTGGATGAGCTCCTGGGGGATCAGGGGGAGCTGGAGGCAGCAGTGGACAGGCAGGTCGGGCGGGCACAGGCCCTGCTGGGCCAAGCCCAGGCCCAGGCCTGTGTCCAGGAAGGTCACTGCCTGGCCCGAGACGTGGAAGAGCAGGCCCAGCGGCTGCTTCAGAG GTTCGAGAGCCTGCGGGCGCCCCTGCAGGAGCGCAGGACAGCCCTGGAGGCCCGGAGCCTGCTGCTGCAGTTCTTCAGGGACGCAGACGAGGAGATGGCCTGGGTGCAGGAGAAGCTGCTCCTGGTGGCCGCCCGGGACTGTGGCCAGAGCCCAAGTGCCCTGCGGCGCCTGCAGGAGAAGCACCAG AGCCTGGAGAGTGAGATGAGCAGCCACGAGGCTCTAACCCGGGCGGTGGTGGGCACAGGGCGCAAGCTGGTACAGGCTGGGCACTTTGCTGCCCGCGATGTGGCTGCCCGAGTGCAGCAGCTGGAGGACGCCATGGGCCGCCTGCGGGCAGAGGCTGCACAGAGGCGTCGGCGGCTACAGCAGGCTCAGGAAGCCCAGTACTTCCTGACGGAG CTCCTGGAGGCAGAATCCTGGCTGGAAGAACGGGGCTGTGGCCTGGACATCGAGGATATGGGTCAGAGTGCCGAGGCCACGCAGGCTTTCCTACGGCAGCTGGAGGCCACCAGGAGGGACCTGGAGGGATTTACCACGCGCATTGAGAGGCTGCAGCAGACAGCAGCCCTCCTTGAGAGTGGGCAGAACCCAGAAAG CCCCAAGGTGCTTGCCCAGATGCATGCGGTGAGGGACGCCCACTCAGGGCTGCTGCAGAGAGTGGAGAGTAGGGGGCAAGGCCTGAAGGAGCAGCTGCAGCTCCACCAGCTGGAGCGGGAAGCCCTGCTCCTGGATGCCTGGCTGGCCAGCAAAGTGGCCACTGCCGAGTCCCAGGACTACGGGCAGGACCTAGAGGCTGTCAAG CTGCTGGAAGAGAAGTTCGATGCTTTCAGGAAGGATGTCCAGAGCCTGGGGCAGGCTAGGGTGCAGGCCCTGAGGGAGCGGGCAGGCTCCCTGGAACGAGCAGCACCCAGGTGCTCTCCTCAGATTCAAGCACAGAGGAGTCGCATTGAGGCCTCTTGGGAGAGGCTGGATCAGGCAGTGAAAGCCCGCACACAG aACCTAGCTGCCGCCCGTGAGGTCCGAGGCTTGGAGCAGGCAGCAGCTGAGCTCCAGGCCCGGATGCAAAAGAAGGCCACCCTGGTAGCTAGAGATGCCTTCAACCTAAGCCTGTCATCAGTGCAGACTCTGCAGCAACAGCACAGATGTCTGGAG AGGGAACTGGCAGCGATGGAAAAGGAGGTGGCACAGGTGCAGACGGAGGCCTGCCGCCTGGGCCAGCTCTACCCTGCAGCTCAGGAGGGCCTGGCCAAGCAGCTGGCCGgggtgcaggaggcctgggccaCCCTGAACGCAAAGGTCCATGAGCAAGATCGGCAGCTGGAGAAGGCTGCCGAGGGCCATGCCTTCCTCGGACGCTGTCGGGAATTGCT AGCATGGGCCACAGAGAAGCAGGCCCTGGTGTCCTCGGAGGAGCTGGCTGGGGATATAGCTCGGGCTGAGGGCCTCCTGGCACTGCATGAGGAGCtggggaaagaaatcaaagagtacTGCCTTCAAGCCCAGAACGTACAGCAGGAAGGGCAGCGGCTGGTGGACAGTGGCCACTGCATGTCCCTGGAG GTAACTGGGTGTCTGCAGGATCTGGACAGGCAGCTGCGGGCACTCAGAGAGGCCTGGGCCCTGCGCCGGGAACGCTGTGAGGAGAGCTGGCGTCTACAGAAGCTGCGGCAAGAGCTGGACCAGGCCGAGGCCTGGCTGGCCTGCCGGGAGGGCCTCCTGCTGGACCCCAACTGCGGG CACTCCCTGTCTGATGTGGAGTTGCTGCTCTGCAGACACAAGGACTTAGAGAAGCTGCTGGCCTCCCAGGAAGAGAAGTTTGCCCGGCTGCAGCAGGAGGCAGAG GTGGAACAGAAGCAGCAGGTGAAGGGGCTGAAACCCTTGAGAAGCTGGTGGCCCAGAGCACAGCTGACTGAGACAGGGGACCAGCAGCCATCTGTCCCCATTGAGTCTTGCATACGCTTCACCGCCGTCTCCCCGGAGTGCACAGCGGGGACCCTGGGG GATGCAAAGGGTGTCCCCACCACGGAGGGAATTTTGGAACTTAAGCAGCAGCTCCTGCCTGGGAGAAGGCAG AACACGGCTTCTACAGCCTCCCTCGACCTCGTAGGAGTGCAGCGTGAGAAGCCGGGAGATCACCATGATGGAAAACACACTTTTTCCTTAAG GCTAACTGCAGGAGAGACCCTGTCTGCAGCGCCATCTGCAGGACAGACTGGGAGCTGGCGGGGCACCCTGAGCAGCTGGACAG CCCCCAGTCTGAGCCCAGAGCTCAAAGCCAGACCCTCAGGCTTCCTGGCTGAGCGCAATGCTGAGAGGGTACCCGGCATGCCAGCTCCACTCAG ACTCCACAGCGGTACCCCGCCCGCCtggctgcaggagacacaagtgtgCACCTATAGCTTCCCGCAGCCCGTGCGGCTCCCACAGACGGCTGGCCTCGCAGAGCAAACTGCAGAAGGCTCCCACCGACTGTCCTGCTCAGGCCAGATCCATG GTCTGGGCCTCGAGGCAAAAGCAGAGCTGGCACCAAGCCTCAGGGCTACAAGCGAGGACACCCTGCTATCTGGCCGTTCAGGACCAACTTCTGGAACAGCTggttcctcatccagggatgGGCCCCACCGAGGTCAGAGCCTGCTCAAGTCACACCCTTAG